One Osmerus mordax isolate fOsmMor3 chromosome 25, fOsmMor3.pri, whole genome shotgun sequence DNA window includes the following coding sequences:
- the jhy gene encoding jhy protein homolog has protein sequence MDHVQEHEQGKTHERFKEKQRRVVSPVQNVSLNIWDSNESDTESLAEERAYQQALLKRINGHVEVVTQPKDDVDPAVSKQMEKQDVDYKEQGEECLDVYDSLEVSTHRPDQRNYSPVSSIQFPDNHQMDDTEVTRDRYSDLRYDPNWRTNLREAGRLHDVHRPQNMEERSEESHSDREGRSTRGGYSYAIVRNPVLSENATPDMMGNQLATQHHFESYHLHPQEMKATRENPPLLPHHLYVPSNHNVTAGPRDSKHLPTNTPSEGNGSRTRHRNDQVKQVGMNSTHPDHNPCSSPEPEQDSVTRDRRGQEFQTCYELQREAQAGGTAGEKQYSPRQKGPQQVSKTMKDKPKEDIIERNRTTLGIQAAKSGGSYLKAHSQKGEKSDTSTQVTDASDEITTAGSMEGGLEDSPDPELRWLLQARQLRVTQKKAQWRGNPPEKRPAAPGGQARHGDRLSPPTSEPTARPLPQPQLQPHPRSHPNFPQPSHPSPQTLSETHSTFSGTSPSHPGLQTHPAPSVHLHINLHSSSDLLPLLHQSRQDLTSTSPGGPHILSHSSSLPLTRHLHAPLPVPYHGVTLAASPGPLSPPALVPLPRLGVPARPSPFGVGMAAEPSVWPVWSQGGSPAGWPGDGSTRVTSPRWHLSCPDNQNQIVNVDSSALHPADSQKYRPAVYKHQPGSRAGLPPIGHLMKGQPTGAQGNGTQKTNVQRSCSDGYLAQMEKQMQLKERLTYKAYTLRDYQRLKQDLKLGGLGPVCTADDVTVEKMRRQKLYSNVIREQNKKISRMPTLPARKPVGQDKKDEVPRKKALEYAKSIPRPVPPSKPPSMPREGERGEGVSSDRASYLEGVDLSQLATLDLLRKRHEEEKAAVAHFQVPLPTWRISGLLP, from the exons ATGGACCACGTTCAAGAACACGAGCAGGGAAAGACCCATGAAAGGTTTAAGGAGAAACAAAGACGGGTCGTTTCACCtgtacaaaatgtcagcctcaaTATTTGGGACTCCAACGAGTCTGACACGGAAAGCTTGGCCGAGGAAAGGGCGTATCAACAAGCGCTCCTCAAGCGGATTAACGGCCACGTCGAGGTGGTGACACAGCCCAAAGATGATGTCGACCCAGCCGTTTCAAAACAGATGGAAAAACAAGACGTGGATTATAAAGAACAGGGGGAGGAATGTTTGGATGTGTATGATAGTCTGGAAGtatccacacacagaccagaccagaggaATTATAGTCCGGTCTCCAGCATTCAGTTCCCTGATAATCATCAGATGGATGACACCGAAGTGACGAG AGACAGGTATTCAGATCTGCGCTACGACCCCAACTGGAGAACCaacctgagggaggctgggaggttaCACGACGTCCATCGTCCCCAAAATATGGAAGAGAGGTCGGAAGAGAGccacagtgacagagagggtCGTTCTACCAGAGGAGGCTATAGCTACGCTATCGTCAGAAACCCTGTTCTATCAGAGAACGCGACTCCAGATATGATGGGTAACCAGTTAGCGACTCAACACCACTTCGAATCTTACCACCTGCATCCACAAGAGATGAAGGCTACCAGAGAGAATCCACCGCTGTTACCCCACCACCTTTATGTACCATCTAACCACAATGTCACAGCCGGACCAAGGGATTCCAAACACTTACCAACCAATACACCCTCAGAAGGAAACGGCAGCAGAACTCGACACAGGAACGACCAAGTCAAACAAGTTGGGATGAACTCGACACACCCCGACCACAACCCGTGCAGCTCTCCTGAGCCAGAGCAGGACAGCGTGACACGTGACAGACGCGGCCAAGAGTTTCAGACGTGCTACGAGCTACAACGGGAGGCACAGGCAGGTGGAACAGCGGGTGAGAAGCAGTATTCTCCCAGACAAAAAGGTCCACAGCAAGTGTCAAAGACAATGAAGGATAAACCCAAGGAGGACATTATCGAACGGAACAGAACCACTCTGGGAATCCAAGCAGCCAAGTCAGGTGGTTCTTATCTGAAGGCCCATtcacagaagggagagaaaTCGGACACCTCGACTCAG GTGACGGATGCATCAGATGAGATTACCACCGCTGGGAGCAtggaggggggtctggaggacagTCCAGACCCAGAACTGAGGTGGCTGCTGCAGGCCCGACAACTGAGG GTGACCCAGAAGAAAGCCCAGTGGAGAGGAAATCCCCCGGAGAAGAGACCTGCAGCTCCGGGGGGCCAAGCCAGGCATGGAGACCGTCTGAGCCCCCCGACCTCCGAACCCACAGccaggcccctgccccagccccaactccagcctcacccccggTCTCACCCCAACTTCCCACAACCCTCCCATCCATCCCCACAAACCCTCAGTGAAACACACTCCACTTTCTCCGGcacctcaccctcacaccctgGACTCCAGACCCACCCCGCACCCTCAGTCCACCTCCACATCAACCTGCACTCCTCCtctgacctcctccccctcctccaccagagcaGACAGGACCTCACCTCAACCTCCCCTGGAGGCcctcacattctctcacactcctCCAGCTTGCCCCTGACAAGACACCTCCATGCCCCTCTCCCGGTCCCCTACCACGGGGTCACGCTGGCTGCCAGCCCTgggcccctctcccctccagccctggtGCCCCTGCCCAGGCTTGGCGTCCCAGCCAGGCCAAGTCCCTTCGGGGTAGGGATGGCTGCTGAGCCGAGCGTCTGGCCCGTCTGGAGCCAGGGGGGCTCTCCAGCAGGATGGCCAGGAGACGGCAGCACCAG GGTCACCAGTCCAAGGTGGCATCTGTCCTGTCCTGATAACCAGAACCAGATTGTTAATGTGGACAGCAGTGCCCTGCATCCTGCAGACAGTCAGAAGTACAGACCTGCTGTGTACAAGCATCAGCCAGGCTCCAGGGCAGGGCTGCCCCCTATAGGCCATCTGATGAAAGGACAGCCTACAGGGGCGCAGGGAAATGGCACCCAGAAGACAAACGTTCAGAGGAGCTGTTCAGATGGATACCTGGCACAGATGGAGAAACAAATGCAACTaaaagagaggctcacttacaag gcctaCACGCTGAGAGACTACCAGCGCCTGAAGCAGGACTTGAAGCTGGGAGGCCTTGGGCCTGTTTGCACAGCCGATGACGTGACA GTTGAGAAAATGAGACGACAGAAGCTGTATTCTAATGTGATCCGCGAGCAGAATAAGAAGATAAGTAGGATGCCGACCCTACCAGCCAGGAAGCCAGTGGGACAAGACAAGAAGGACGAGGTTCCCAGGAAGAAG GCTCTGGAGTACGCCAAAAGTATTCCCAGGCCAGTCCCGCCTTCCAAGCCCCCGTCCATgcccagggagggggagaggggcgagggggtcTCCTCTGACCGGGCCTCCTACCTGGAGGGTGTCGACCTCTCCCAGCTGGCCACGCTGGACCTCCTGAGGAAACGCCACGAGGAAGAGAAGGCAGCCGTGGCCCACTTCCAGGTCCCACTGCCCACCTGGCGGATCTCGGGTCTCCTACCCTGA